A window of Canis lupus baileyi chromosome 28, mCanLup2.hap1, whole genome shotgun sequence genomic DNA:
gcagagaaaaaggcagagggaagggcagagggagagagagattgagaatctgaagcagatgcGCCAAACAGGGACCTGAttcagggcttaatcccatgaccctgagatcatgacctgagctgaaatcaggtcAGATACCCAACTGAGCTAATCCAGATGCCCCTGAGCTGGAACTTCATTAAGTCATTATCTTTCAGAGTAGTTTATATAAACTGAAAATTGtatttcttgttttgctttttttaagtgTGCTAAAATTCTTAGACAATTAGAAAACCCATGTTTAAATCTCAGCTATGCTACTTACCAGACACATCACCTACAATAAgcctttctgcttctctgggacacTGTGtactcatctctaaaataaagataataaaaaaaaataaagataataacacCCTCTGCACTACTGTTGTAACACTTCCCCAACTAAAGCATGAGTTTTGATCCCCTGAAAAGCACCACACAGATACATATTTTAGATGAAGCATGAGTCTGGAAGATTTTAGACAAGATACAATAGCCTCAAAAAGTGAATTGAGCTTTTCAAAATGTCAAGTGTAACCACTAGATAGACCTTCTGAATGGGCTTGTTTGGCTCAACCCAGCTATCATAGTGAGCACTGAAAAAATTATGACACATTACCCAAAACCTGAACGGAggaaatatatattccttttaaattgctttccaaaatagTTGTTAGCACTTCCTAAATGTCTTATGAAGGCACACTGCCTTACAGGAATGAATGCAGCAGCTCGGAACCTGGCAGGGTTAGCGAAGCCAAGAATCAGCATAAGTGCCAATGGGGATGAAGTGAACATCAAAACAGAAAGTTCCTTCAAAAACACTGAGATCTCCTTCAAACTGGGAGAAGAATTTGAGGAAATCACAGCAGACAACCGGAAAGTAAAGGTAAAAACTAAGTCTTCTTGGTTTTCCACaatccagaaaaaaacagaaggtgGCTGAGCATGGTTCATTCGTACCTAGTCTGATTAATTACCAAGTCAGTTTGGGCTTGTTTTGTTCATGTCTCTAAAGTCAATCCCTTTGCAAATTATTCTGATGGTTCACAGGGCCAAAAACTTTGACaagttttcacttttttctgATCCCTCTTTGTCACTGTATAAAAAAGCATATAGAAGAGAACAATTATTCACAAACAGTTTAGGTATTGTTCGTCTGTGGAAGGAGAGCATTAATTGAATAATCTCTTGAGACTTCTCTAGTTTGTCATATTTAAATTAAGTGATTTTAATCAGTATttaataacataatatttaataataaatattttaatattaaatcaaataaattatgaCAAGAGCTGAGGAGGGATTATGGGGGGAAAGAATgtcaaaatagaaatgaaaaagtagatGTCTAGTCTTCTGTAGGTTAGAGTGTCAtgaattgttatttttaactgATTCCTTTATGCATTTATAGAGCATCATAACATTAACCAGTGGTTCAATGATTCACGTCCAAAAATGGCTTGGCAAAGAGACAACAATCAAAAGACAAATTGTAGATGGGAAAATGGTAGTGGTGAGTTTtctataaattgaattttttagaTACTCCTATTTGACCCATGCTTCTCAAGTTAACTGAGTTGTTTTGCATTCTGAATGGAGAGtctggggaaggagggacagagcaaGTTTAACTTGTCATCCACCAACTCTAATAGATCCCTTTCTGCTTTTAGGAATATAGCATGAATAAGACTGTCAGCACTCGAATTTATGA
This region includes:
- the LOC140619953 gene encoding fatty acid-binding protein 9-like, with translation MIEPFLGTWKLVSSENFEEYLKQLGMNAAARNLAGLAKPRISISANGDEVNIKTESSFKNTEISFKLGEEFEEITADNRKVKSIITLTSGSMIHVQKWLGKETTIKRQIVDGKMVVEYSMNKTVSTRIYEKV